The Primulina huaijiensis isolate GDHJ02 chromosome 12, ASM1229523v2, whole genome shotgun sequence genome has a window encoding:
- the LOC140990462 gene encoding uncharacterized protein, with product MEVFGKSMVAVPTNVIYLSSILGQDGPNPVHKCDWKCENEHVCGNVYRCRITGLTHICDKNCNQRILYDNHSSLCRVSKQIFPLTPVEQQAVKGVRRKLDAENGPTESCTFKRRRDAQCHPSPFEISFSAVSPICSQIGDGLDMS from the coding sequence ATGGAGGTATTTGGCAAATCTATGGTTGCTGTTCCTACAAATGTTATTTATTTGTCGAGTATTCTTGGCCAAGATGGGCCAAATCCTGTTCACAAGTGTGACTGGAAATGTGAAAATGAACATGTTTGTGGGAACGTTTACCGCTGCAGAATTACTGGGCTGACACATATTTGTGACAAAAACTGTAACCAAAGAATTTTGTATGATAACCATAGCTCCCTCTGCAGAGTGAGCAAGCAGATTTTTCCTTTGACTCCAGTTGAGCAACAGGCTGTGAAAGGTGTTAGGAGGAAGCTCGATGCTGAGAATGGTCCAACAGAGAGCTGCACTTTTAAGCGCAGAAGGGACGCACAGTGTCATCCCTCCCCTTTTGAGATATCATTTTCTGCTGTTAGTCCCATCTGCAGCCAGATTGGTGATGGCTTGGATATGAGCTAG
- the LOC140990460 gene encoding probable ribonuclease P/MRP protein subunit POP5: MVGFKNRYMLMEVFLDPNKDLMLDEPIIITQFNISKAIKDSIQANFGECGLALSQNSFQVKYVNPITKVCIFRTSREEYQKVWAATAMVKSIGNCPVVFNLLDLSVSIKSFKNIALKCDELKFEHYKLLAGDRLAADVHQHMQNCLEKIRVLEH; the protein is encoded by the exons ATGGTGGGGTTTAAGAATAGATACATGTTGATGGAGGTGTTTCTTGATCCTAATAAAGATCTTATGTTGGATGAACCCATTATAATCACTCAATTCAATATATCAAAAGCAATCAAAGATAGCATTCAAGCGAACTTTGGAGAATGTGGTCTAGCATTGTCTCAGAATTCTTTTCAAG TGAAGTATGTGAATCCAATTACAAAAGTCTGCATTTTTAGAACTTCCAGAGAGGAGTACCAGAAGGTTTGGGCTGCGACGGCGATGGTTAAGAGTATAGGAAACTGTCCGGTGGTTTTCAACTTGCTTGATTTAAGTG TAAGCATCAAGTCCTTCAAAAACATTGCTTTAAAGTGCGATGAATTGAAGTTTGAACATTATAAATTATTGGCCGGTGATCGCCTGGCTGCTGATGTCCACCAACATATGCAAAACTGCCTGGAGAAAATCAGAGTTTTGGAGCACTGA
- the LOC140990590 gene encoding uncharacterized protein: MGCLDCCLTASGLAGQSREEQGQQEQRAYRLRYRDDESHCRCEDVQRSRIGSASTTWQRSDVMGAIRSPHRHDDGSFVDTRSRLLHEEMERYMAESMTPADDGSEPAVPSPQSVNNMFKTVVGGEEEGEDVRVWVDGQHLISR; the protein is encoded by the exons ATGGGCTGCTTGGACTGCTGCCTGACAGCATCAGGATTGGCAGGACAGAGCCGCGAAGAACAAGGCCAACAGGAACAGCGAGCCTACAGGTTAAGGTACAGGGACGACGAATCACATTGTAGGTGCGAAGATGTACAGCGCTCACGGATAGGATCTG cGAGCACGACATGGCAGAGATCCGACGTCATGGGAGCTATACGTTCACCACATCGACATGACGATGGATCGTTCGTTGACACGCGATCCCGCCTGCTCCAC GAGGAGATGGAGCGCTACATGGCTGAGTCGATGACTCCCGCAGATGATGGATCAGAGCCTGCTGTCCCCAGCCCACAGTCGGTGAACAACATGTTCAAGACTGTGGTTGGGGGGGAAGAAGAAGGGGAGGATGTACGGGTGTGGGTCGATGGCCAGCACCTTATATCCAGATGA